The window CACTGGAGCATGCGTTGGCTCGTGGAGCCAAACCACTGGCGGAACTGGTCGGTTACGGCACCAGCGCCGATGCCTATCACTTGACGGCGGGGCCGGAGGACGGCAGCGGCGCACGCCGCGCCATGGAACAGGCACTGCGCCAGGCGGCTGTGAGTCCTGCCGATGTTCAGCATATCAATGCACACGCGACCTCCACGCAGGTCGGTGACAAAGGCGAACTGGCAGCGATTCGTTCGATATTCGGGAGCGACTCAGGCGTCGCGATCAGCTCGACCAAGTCCGCCACCGGGCATCTGCTTGGAGCGGCTGGAGGCATTGAAGCTGTGTTCACTGTACTAGCGCTTCGCGACCAGGTGGTGCCGCCCACACTGAATCTCGATCATCCCGATGAGGCGGCCGGCGGCCTTGACCTGGTCGCACTCAACGCTCGGCAGTTGTCGATCACGCATGCGCTATCAAATGGGTTCGGTTTCGGCGGTGTTAACGCCAGCGTGCTGTTTCGCCGTTGGGAGCCGGAGTCAGAAGTGTGACGCTCAAATGACGACAACCGGAGCTGAGCAGTGGGTGCAGGGGATCCAGACCGCTTTACTGCATCAATTATTGGGCTGATGACAGCTTATGTTCGTATTACGGCGATCTGGTTTGGCTCCATGTGCATTCTGTCGCACACACACACACACAAATCCGACCTCAACGGGTATTGAACATCTCGCGAATCAGGTTGGGCGTGCTGCCGGTCCAGCGTTTGAAGGAGCGCCGGAAGTTAGCTGCATCGTTGAATCTCAGATAGTCCGCCACTTGTTCATTACTGAATCCCTTGATCTGATACAGGTAAAGCGCCACGTGCTTGCGCACCAAATCCACCTGCTGTTGAAATCCGGTGTCGTGTTTTTGCAGTTTGCGCTTGAGCGTGGCGGGACTCATGGCGAAGGCCTGGGCGGCTTGTTCGAGGTTGGGAGCTTGGCGCACGTGGCTTTGCAGGTAGCGGTTAACACAATCGATGAAGCTTGAGGCAAAGCCCAATTGTTCGATTTGTCGGTGGGCTTCCTGACGGGCGACCTGGCCCGCGGTGGCCGAGGCGTCGGGCCAGGATTGGGCGAGAAATTCCCGGGGGATGCGCATGAGGTCCAGCGGGCGTTTGAACTGTGTGTGCTCGCCCAGGTGCACCCAGTACTGCTCGACATAACGCGGTTCGGCATGGCTGAAGCTGCATTCCCACGGCAGGCGCTGGCCGCTCTGTGACCGGCTCATGGCAACGATTGAGGTCATGCTCGCCTCCAGCAAAAAACGCCATTGCTCGCCCGCGCCGCAGCTGTCCAGCCAGTAGAAATAGGCATGCTTTTCGTCCAGCACCAGCCGCGGCGTGGCCAGCGGGCAGAGCACCGCCTGCTGTTGCACCAGAGTGTCGAGGGCCTGGTGCAGGTTTTGCGCGTGTCGCAGGGCGTGGCTGGCAGGGCCGTAATGCCCCGGCAGCAAGCGCTGGCCGAACAAAAAACTGCTGTCATCGGCATCCAGCAAGCGCCGGCTATTGCCGATCAACCCTAGAAATTGTTGCGGGCTGAGACGAGTCTGGCCGGCCAGGATGTCCTCATGAAACAGTCCAGTCCCGCGCAGCAGGCGATGGCTGTCAATGTCCCGGGACAGCGCCAGATCAATCAGGGTTGCGGGTTGGTAATGCCCGGGAATGAAACGGCTGTCAGCTTCGAACCAGGTATTTTTCAGGGTCATGAGCGGGCCTCAGGCAATTTTTGCCAAGGGCTGTTTGGCCCGGGCCAGTGCCAGGTTGAGGCGTTTGAGCAGGGCGTCCGGCGCTTCTTCCACGGCCATGACCACTGCCGTGCTGGCCGACAGGTGTATGCGTTCGCCGTGTTGTCGGGTTTTGTGGGCCAGCCCTTGTACTGCCTGTTGCAGTTCCAGCGCCAGCAAGCGTGCCTGGCTCTCGCCGGTGTTGGGCAACAACACCACGAAACGATCGCCTGCCAGTCGGCAGAGCAGGTCCTGGCGGCGCAGGTTGAGCAGCAGCAAATGACTGAGCGCCTGCAATACGGCATCGCCTTCGGCATGCCCGAACGCCTGATTGATCGCCGCGAAGTTATCGATGTCCAGCGCCAGCAATGACAAGGGTTGCGCTTGACCCTGGCTGTCCTCAAGGCTGCTGATCAACTGGCGTTTGAGGTAATCGGCACCGCCCAAAGGGGTGAGTTTGTCGAACAGCCGGTGTTCGCGAAAGAGCCTTTCACGCTTCTCCATTTGCGCGCTGATCGCCAGTTGTTCGCGGTGCCAGTGATAGATGCCGAGTGTCAGCAGAATCATGCCCACCGGCATCGGCCCGGACTCCAGCCAGTGGTCCCAGGTGATGCTGTCGGGCAGGCGGATGAACTCGTCAAGGCTGTCGATCCACCAGGAAAAAAAGATGCAACTCAAGCCCAGTGCCAGGTAATTGGTGACGCGCCCGGCCGGGCGACTCTTGAGCACCAGGCCCAGCCAGACCAGCGCGAGCAGCGCGGAACCCCCTTCGCCGATGATGTCCAGCCAGACCCATTCGCTGACACTTTTCAGCTCACCGCAGGCCAGGTGCAGCAGCAATCCCATGTTCGCCGCCAACAGCAGCAGCGCGAGTTTCCAACGATGGGGTTTGAGCACTGAAAACATGGCCGTGATCCTTTGGCGAAGAGGTAATGCGCGTCAGCACAGCAGATGTTTGTGACAGCGATGTGACCGGGGTTTGAGGTCGAATCAGCTCATGGCCCTGCGCAGTTTTCTGTCTGCCGATGCCCTGAATACCCTCACGCAGCCTTCGGCAGGTGCGGGGAGTTGAGTGGTGGCTGGCGGTGACAGGTCAAATCAGCTCAATGTGTGCCGCAATACCGTTAAAAACCCCGGTTTAAAGCGCTTCCCGCCAACCTGTGTCACAGGACTGTCATCCGTCGACCCTAGCGTGCCCTCCCAGTTGCCGGGCCACTTGCCTGGCGTTTACAGGACTCTGGGGAGGACCACCATGTACCAGCGCAGCAGCACCGCCGGGATCGTCAGCTTTACGCTCACCGCCTTGGCCATGGCAATGGCCAGCGAACGCCTGAGCGCCGCTGAAACCGCACCCAACACTGAACACGTCGAAGTGGTCGGGCAGGCTGCGAGCATCGATCAGGCGCTGAAAGAACAGCGCAACTCCGACAGCATCAAGAGCGTGGTGCATGCTGACGGCGTGGCTCAATTGCCGGACGAAAACGTCGCCGAAGCGGTGCAGCGGTTACCGGGGGTCAGCGTCGAGCGTGATCAGGGCGAAGGACGGTTTGTCAGCGTGCGCGGTCTGGGGCCGGACCTCAACAGCGTGACCATCAACGGCACGCTGGTGCCGTCGCCGGAAAGCGAACGCCGCGCCGTAGCTCTTGATGTGTTGCCCTCGGAACTGGTGCAGTCCTTGTCGGTGATCAAAACCCTGACCCCGGACATGGATGCCAACTCGCTGGGCGGCACCGTTGATGTGAAAAGCCTCTCGGCCTTCGATCACACGGGCCTGTTCTACACCGGCAGCAGCGAAGCCAGTTATGACAAGAACACCCACCAGACCAGCCCGAAGTTTTCCGGCGCCGTCAGTGATCGTTTCAGCCTCGGCGACGGCATCGACAACTTCGGTGTCGCCGCCGCGCTGAGCTGGCAGAAGCGCGACTTCGGCTCGGACAACGTCGAAACCGGCGGTGCCTGGGATTTCGAGCAGGGCGCCAAACTTGAGGAGTTCGAGCAACGTGACTACGACATCAGCCGCGAACGTGCTGGCGGTGGCCTGAACTTCGATTACAAGCCTGATGACCTCAGCAGCTATTACCTGCGCACGCTTTACAGCCGCTACAAGGACAGCGAAACGCGTAACTCCACCAGCTTCGAATTCGCCGATCCACAGGCCGCAGGCGAATTGGGTGACGCCGAAGGTTCGCGCAAACTCAAGCAGCGCGAAGAGACCCAGGAAATCCAGTCCTACGTTTTCGGTGGCGAGCGCATGTTCGGCCTCTGGACTGTCAGCAGCCAGGCCGGTTACAGCCGCTCCAGCGAAGACAGCCCGGGCCACATCGCCAATGCCAAATTCGCCGGTATTGATGACTTCACCGACAGCGGTTTCTACGACAATGACAAGCCACGGCCGATCATTGGCCAGGCCTTCTACGACCCGAGCAATTTCAGCCTCGACAAAGTCGACTGGGAAAAACAGAAAACCACCGACACCGAGAAAAACCTGCGCCTGGATCTCGCTCGCGACTACGACTTCAAAGGCTATGCGTCCCAGGTCAAATTCGGTGGCAAGGTCAGCCGGCGCAACAAGGACAACAACCTCGACGCCTGGGTCTATGAAGACTTCGACGATCTCGGTTTCAGTGATGACCAACTCAATCTGACGCAATTCAAGAAGGGCAATGTCGACTACCGTCTCGGCCAGTTCGGGCCGGGTATCAGTGGCAGTGCGGTCAAGCAGTTGATCGGCGGCCTCAATCAAGCGGATTTCTATGACGAGACCGAATCGCGGGTCAACGACTTCAAGATCAGCGAGGACATCAACTCCGGCTACCTGATGAACACCCTCGATATCGACGACTGGCGCTTTATCGCCGGTCTACGCTACGAGGGCACCGAGTTCGAAGCCAAGGGCACCGGCGTGACCGACGGCGAGTTCCAGTCCACCGAGACCAAGCGCCGTTATCACCACTGGTTGCCGGGGCTGCACGCACGCTATCAACTGGACAAGAACACTCAGGTCCGTGCGGCCTGGACCAAATCCGTGGTGCGCCCGACTTTCGGCCAGCTCGCGCCCGGGTTTGTCATCGACGATGACGAGGCCACGTTTGGCAACCCGGAACTCAAGCCGCTGGAGTCGAGCAATCTCGACCTCGGTATCGAGCACTACATGGGCCGCGCCGGCACCGTCTCGGCGTTCGTGTTCTACAAGGACATCAAGAACTTCGTCTACAACACCGACCTGGCAGGCTCGGGTGCCTGGGTCGATTTCTCCGAAGCCCACACGTTCGCCAATGGCGACAGCGCCAAACTCTATGGCCTGGAGCTGGCGTACTCACAGAAATTCGACTGGCTGCCGGCGCCCTGGAACGGCCTGCTGGTTGGCGCCAATACCACCTTCAGCCGATCGGATGCCGAGATCAAAGGCTTCGACGCTGCCAGCGGTATCAATCGCAAGCGCAGCATCGATTTGCCCAATCAGGCCGATACGGTCGGCAACCTGATGCTCGGTTGGGAGGACGACAAGCTGAGCCTGCGCCTGTCGGCCAACTACAAGTCGGATTACCTCTTTGAGCTCGCCTCGATCAATGACAAGGCCCACGACCTGCACGTCGATGCCCAGACCTTTGTCGACTTCAGCGCTCGTTACTCGCTGACCAAAAACCTCCAGGTCAGCTTCGAGGCGCAGAACCTCACCGACGAGCCCTATTTCGTTTACACCGGCAACCGCTCCTACAACGGCCAGTACGAAGAATACGGCCCGACCTACAAGCTCGGCCTGACCTTCACCCACTTCTAAGCCCCGTTGCAGCTCTCTTACGACAAGGACTTTGCCTGTTCATGAGTATTTCGTTTCTACCCAAGCGCCACGTGCTGGCTGCATTGATTTGCCTGACCACCGGCCAGGTGCTGGCGGCTGCGCCGACCCTGTCTCTCAAACCCTGGGCACCGAACCTGTCGGTCGATGCCGTGGCGTTTCTGCCCGCCAGCCCCGACGGCGAACGCCTCGCCGCCAGCGAGCGTGACGGCTTGCTCTTGCTGGATGCGCAAGGCAAGGAACAGCTGCGTTTGAAGGGCTCGTTCAATGGCGTGGACAGCCGCGCCGCCGGCCAACAAGTGTTGGTCGCGAGCCTCGACAACAATCGTCAGCAAGCACTGTTGGTCAGCCTTGATCCGCGTAAGCGCACATGGGGTCAACCGGTTTATCTGCCGCCGCGCGATTACCCGGTCAATGGTCTGTGCCTGTACCGCGACGATGCGAGCAACCTGTTCCTGTTTCTAGTGGGCGAGGAGGGCAAGGGCGAGCAATGGCTGGTGGGCAATGGCGCGACGCTCAACTCCCAGCCACAACGAGTGCGCGGTTTGCCGCTGCCGCCTTCGGCAACGGATTGCCAGGTCGACGATGGCGTCAATCAGTTGCTGGTCAACGAGGAAAACGTCGGATGGTGGGCCTACCCGGCGCATCCCGAAGCCGATGTCACGCGCAGCCCGGTGGCCATGCGTGAACCGTTCGGCGAGATCAAAAAAACCGCAGGCGCCATGGCGTTGGTGCCGGGTGGCATTGTCGCGCTCGACCCGAAAGCGGCGCAATTGCACCTCTATCAGCATCAGGGTGAACGCTGGTCAGCTCAGGCAATCCTGGCGCTGCCAGGCTTGAACGAACCGGAAAGCCTCGCCCTGCGCCCAACCGATAAAGGCCTGCAAATACTGCTGCGTGACGATGACGACGGCCGACTGTATCAAGGCGTGCTCGACTGGCAGCCTACGCCGATGCCGTTGACGCCAGTGCTGCCAAGCGTAAAAGCGCTGAGTCAAAGTGATCCGGTCGGGCGCCAGGGCGATGCGGCGGACGATCCGGCGATCTGGATTCACCCCCAGCAACCCTCCCTGAGCCGTGTGCTGGGCACCAATAAAAAGCAGGGGCTGCTGGCGTACGACCTGCAAGGCAAGTTGCTGCAGGACCTGCCGGTCGGACGCCTGAACAACGTCGACGTGCGACCGAATTTCAAACTCGGCCAGCAGACGGTCGACCTCGCCGTGGCCAGCAATCGCGATCGCAACAGCCTTAGCCTGTTCAGCATCGACCGTCATAGCGGCGAGCTGCGCGAAGCTGGCGAGATCCCCACGCCACTCAAGGACATCTACGGCATCTGCCTGTTTCAGCCCGCGAGTGGCGAGCTTTACGCCATTGCCAATGACAAGGACGGCACCTTCCTGCAATACCGCCTGAACGCGCCGAACGGCACGGTGCATGGTGAGTTGGTGCGTCAGTTCAAGGTCGATAGCCAACCCGAAGGGTGCGTGGCCGACGACCAGCGCCAACGACTGTTTCTCGGTGAAGAAGACGTCGGCGTCTGGGCGGTGGATGCCCGCGCCGATCAACCGGCGACATTGAGCAGCGTAATCAAGGTCGGGCCGCAACTGCAGGCCGATGTGGAAGGACTGGCGCTCTATCAAAGTGCGGCTCACGACTATCTGGTGATCTCCAGCCAAGGCAACGACAGCTACCTGGTGCTGGATGCCGAGCCACCGTTTGCTTCGCGCGGCGCCTTTCGCGTCGGTTTGAACGCCGAGCTCGGCATCGACGGTGCGGCGGAAACCGACGGCCTGGAGGTCACCTCGGTGAACCTCGGCGGGCCTTGGAGTCAAGGCATGCTGGTGGTGCAGGACGGCCGCAAACGCATGCCCGAGCAAACGCAGAACTTCAAATTTGTGCCGTGGGCCGAAGTCACCCAAGCCCTGAAGTTGCCTTGACCCGAGCTGTCATCAACCCGTCATCCGTTTTTCATCGAATAGCTCAACGGCCGTCGCGCATCGGCGGCCCGCGAGCATCAGACAAGGAGTTTCACCATGCAGGCCACACTCGAACACATGACGATCTGGGGGCTGATCAGCGACGCCAGTCTGTTGGTCAAAGCGGTCATGCTTACCCTGTTGCTGGCCTCGTTGCTCAGTTGGTACTTGATCATCCAGCGCAGTCGCGTGCTGCAACAGCGCGAACGGCAGATGAACGCTTTTGTGCAGCGCTTTCGCGACACGACGGATCTGCTGCCGCTGTACCGGGAAACGGCTGACAGCGAGAACGGCGTCGAGCCGATATTTCACGCCGGGCTTCACGAGTTCAATCATCTTCATCAGCACACGGGCAATGCCGCCGACGTGGTGCTCGAAGGAGTGGAGCGCGCGTTGTACGTCGCCATCAGCGAGCAGGAAGTGCAGTTGGAGAAAAGCTTGCAGTTCCTCGCGACGGTCGGTTCGGTCAGCCCTTACATCGGCCTGTTCGGTACCGTTTGGGGAATCATGAACTCGTTTCTCGGCTTGTCTCAGGTGCAGCAAGCAACGCTGTCGACCGTGGCACCGGGCATCGCCGAAGCGCTGATCGCCACGGCCATCGGCCTGTTTGCGGCGATTCCGGCGGTGATTGCCTACAACCGTTTTTCCTCCCGCAGCCAGACCTTGCTCACCCGTTACTACGCCTTCGGCAATGAGCTTCAAGTGCGCTTGCATCGCACGTTGCACGGCAAGTCGTTGAACCTGGCCGCCGCAGCCTGAGAGGAGAATGAAGATGTTGGTCAGACCGCAACGCAAGCACGGGCCGAAGGCCGAAATGAACGTCGTGCCGTACATCGATGTGATGTTGGTGCTGCTGGTGATTTTCATGGTCACCGCACCGATGCTGACTCAGGGAGTGAAGATCGACCTGCCCAAGGTGGCCAGTGAAGCCCTCGCCACTGACACGCGTCAGCAAATCCTGACCCTGTCGGTGAAGGCCGAGGGCGGTTACTACTGGAACCTCGGCGGTGAACTCGATACCCAGCACCAGACCGACAGCGCCGTGACACTCGACGACATGCGGGCAAAGGTCGCGCAGATTGTCAGTGAGCGGCATGACACACAGGTCTTTATCCGCGCCGACAAGGACGCCGGTTATGGCAGTGTGGTCTCGGCGATGGCGGCGTTGCAGCAGGGCGGGGTCAGCAACCTCGGGCTGGTGACCGAGGCTCTGCAATGACGGCGATGATCATGCACACTTCGACCATTTCGCTGCAGCGCAGTGTTCGCAGCGGGTTCTGGCAAAACAGTTTGGCGGCGGGGCTGGCCGGGGCGCTGCACGTCATTGTCCTGGCCTTGTTGGTACACGGCTGGTCGCTGGAAAAAACGCCAGCCACGCAGC of the Pseudomonas frederiksbergensis genome contains:
- the tolR gene encoding protein TolR, producing MLVRPQRKHGPKAEMNVVPYIDVMLVLLVIFMVTAPMLTQGVKIDLPKVASEALATDTRQQILTLSVKAEGGYYWNLGGELDTQHQTDSAVTLDDMRAKVAQIVSERHDTQVFIRADKDAGYGSVVSAMAALQQGGVSNLGLVTEALQ
- the tolQ gene encoding protein TolQ; the encoded protein is MQATLEHMTIWGLISDASLLVKAVMLTLLLASLLSWYLIIQRSRVLQQRERQMNAFVQRFRDTTDLLPLYRETADSENGVEPIFHAGLHEFNHLHQHTGNAADVVLEGVERALYVAISEQEVQLEKSLQFLATVGSVSPYIGLFGTVWGIMNSFLGLSQVQQATLSTVAPGIAEALIATAIGLFAAIPAVIAYNRFSSRSQTLLTRYYAFGNELQVRLHRTLHGKSLNLAAAA
- a CDS encoding phytase, coding for MSISFLPKRHVLAALICLTTGQVLAAAPTLSLKPWAPNLSVDAVAFLPASPDGERLAASERDGLLLLDAQGKEQLRLKGSFNGVDSRAAGQQVLVASLDNNRQQALLVSLDPRKRTWGQPVYLPPRDYPVNGLCLYRDDASNLFLFLVGEEGKGEQWLVGNGATLNSQPQRVRGLPLPPSATDCQVDDGVNQLLVNEENVGWWAYPAHPEADVTRSPVAMREPFGEIKKTAGAMALVPGGIVALDPKAAQLHLYQHQGERWSAQAILALPGLNEPESLALRPTDKGLQILLRDDDDGRLYQGVLDWQPTPMPLTPVLPSVKALSQSDPVGRQGDAADDPAIWIHPQQPSLSRVLGTNKKQGLLAYDLQGKLLQDLPVGRLNNVDVRPNFKLGQQTVDLAVASNRDRNSLSLFSIDRHSGELREAGEIPTPLKDIYGICLFQPASGELYAIANDKDGTFLQYRLNAPNGTVHGELVRQFKVDSQPEGCVADDQRQRLFLGEEDVGVWAVDARADQPATLSSVIKVGPQLQADVEGLALYQSAAHDYLVISSQGNDSYLVLDAEPPFASRGAFRVGLNAELGIDGAAETDGLEVTSVNLGGPWSQGMLVVQDGRKRMPEQTQNFKFVPWAEVTQALKLP
- a CDS encoding GGDEF domain-containing protein, with product MFSVLKPHRWKLALLLLAANMGLLLHLACGELKSVSEWVWLDIIGEGGSALLALVWLGLVLKSRPAGRVTNYLALGLSCIFFSWWIDSLDEFIRLPDSITWDHWLESGPMPVGMILLTLGIYHWHREQLAISAQMEKRERLFREHRLFDKLTPLGGADYLKRQLISSLEDSQGQAQPLSLLALDIDNFAAINQAFGHAEGDAVLQALSHLLLLNLRRQDLLCRLAGDRFVVLLPNTGESQARLLALELQQAVQGLAHKTRQHGERIHLSASTAVVMAVEEAPDALLKRLNLALARAKQPLAKIA
- a CDS encoding AraC family transcriptional regulator, translating into MTLKNTWFEADSRFIPGHYQPATLIDLALSRDIDSHRLLRGTGLFHEDILAGQTRLSPQQFLGLIGNSRRLLDADDSSFLFGQRLLPGHYGPASHALRHAQNLHQALDTLVQQQAVLCPLATPRLVLDEKHAYFYWLDSCGAGEQWRFLLEASMTSIVAMSRSQSGQRLPWECSFSHAEPRYVEQYWVHLGEHTQFKRPLDLMRIPREFLAQSWPDASATAGQVARQEAHRQIEQLGFASSFIDCVNRYLQSHVRQAPNLEQAAQAFAMSPATLKRKLQKHDTGFQQQVDLVRKHVALYLYQIKGFSNEQVADYLRFNDAANFRRSFKRWTGSTPNLIREMFNTR
- a CDS encoding TonB-dependent receptor, whose product is MYQRSSTAGIVSFTLTALAMAMASERLSAAETAPNTEHVEVVGQAASIDQALKEQRNSDSIKSVVHADGVAQLPDENVAEAVQRLPGVSVERDQGEGRFVSVRGLGPDLNSVTINGTLVPSPESERRAVALDVLPSELVQSLSVIKTLTPDMDANSLGGTVDVKSLSAFDHTGLFYTGSSEASYDKNTHQTSPKFSGAVSDRFSLGDGIDNFGVAAALSWQKRDFGSDNVETGGAWDFEQGAKLEEFEQRDYDISRERAGGGLNFDYKPDDLSSYYLRTLYSRYKDSETRNSTSFEFADPQAAGELGDAEGSRKLKQREETQEIQSYVFGGERMFGLWTVSSQAGYSRSSEDSPGHIANAKFAGIDDFTDSGFYDNDKPRPIIGQAFYDPSNFSLDKVDWEKQKTTDTEKNLRLDLARDYDFKGYASQVKFGGKVSRRNKDNNLDAWVYEDFDDLGFSDDQLNLTQFKKGNVDYRLGQFGPGISGSAVKQLIGGLNQADFYDETESRVNDFKISEDINSGYLMNTLDIDDWRFIAGLRYEGTEFEAKGTGVTDGEFQSTETKRRYHHWLPGLHARYQLDKNTQVRAAWTKSVVRPTFGQLAPGFVIDDDEATFGNPELKPLESSNLDLGIEHYMGRAGTVSAFVFYKDIKNFVYNTDLAGSGAWVDFSEAHTFANGDSAKLYGLELAYSQKFDWLPAPWNGLLVGANTTFSRSDAEIKGFDAASGINRKRSIDLPNQADTVGNLMLGWEDDKLSLRLSANYKSDYLFELASINDKAHDLHVDAQTFVDFSARYSLTKNLQVSFEAQNLTDEPYFVYTGNRSYNGQYEEYGPTYKLGLTFTHF